In Candidatus Nitrospira nitrosa, the genomic stretch CTCAAGCAAGGCACGAACGGCTCTCCAAAACAGTCGCGCTTGCCATCTTCTCGTCAAACGCGATTTCATCCGTCGCCTATGGAACGGAAGAGATTCTACTGGTGTTGATTCTCGCTGGTCCGGCAGCCGTCGCCTGGTCGATTCCCGTCAGCTTCGCCATCCTGTTTCTCGTCGTGATGTTGACGATTTCCTACCGGCAAATCATCCACGAATATCCTGAAGGAGGTGGGGCCTATGTCGTCGCACGGACGAACCTGGGCGACCGTCCGGCTCTCGTGGCGGCTGCGGCACTCATGATCGACTATGTCTTAACCGTAGCGGTCAGCGTGGCCGCCGGTATTGCGGCCCTGACATCCGCCATCCCAAGTCTATTCGTTCACCGCGAGGCTCTTGGTTTGGTCGCTATTCTGTTCATCATCATGATGAACCTCCGTGGAGTTCGTGAATCCGGCAAGTTTTTTGCCGTTCCAACCTATTTTGCCATAGGCGCCCTTGGCCTTCTGGTGCTCGTCGGGACCATTCGATCTCTTGCAAGTACCAGCACAGTTCTCCCTCCCCCAACCCCTGTCGAGACAGAAGCGCTGACCCTGTTTCTCATCCTCCGCGCCTTTGCGGCAGGGTGCTCTGCCGTGACCGGGATGGAAGTCATTTCAAACGGAGTCAAGGCCTTTCGTCCACCGGAGCCACGGAATGCCGCGATCACCATGGTCTGGATGTCCGTGATCCTAGCCTCGCTCTTTATGGGTATCAGTTGGATGGCTTACCATAACGGCATTTTGGCCAAGATTGATGAAACCGTGATTTCCCAACTCGCTCGATTGACATTCGGTACAGGCCCCATCTACTACTCCATACAGATCGGCACCATGGCCTTGTTGGTATTGGCCGCGAACAGTGCCTTTGCCGGTTTTCCACACCTGGCGTCGATCCTGGCGCGCGATGGATTCATGCCCCATCAGATGGCGACCTTCGGGGATCGATTGGTTTTTTCGAACGGCATCATCATTCTTGGGTTCTTTGCCTGTCTCCTGCTTGTGATCTTTGAGGGCGACACACACGGGTTGATTCCCTTATACGCCATCGGCGTGTTTGCCTCGTTTACACTGTCTCAGGCCGGCATGGTGAAACAATGGCTTGTGAAGAAAGGGCCACATTGGCAGACGAAACTGATCGTCAATGGAGCCGGTGCCCTGACGACCGGTATTGCGACGATCATCATCGCCACCACCAAGTTCATGCAGGGTGCGTGGATCGTCTTTGTACTCGTCGCCATTCTCCTACTCATCTTTCAGGGCATCCGCTCCCACTATAAAGCGGTCAGCGAACAGATCGCACTGGACCGACGAGGGGAACGACCGCCGTTACCTCGGCGCAATATCGTCATTATTCCCGTCAGTGGAATGAATCGTGCCGTGGTGCGTGCACTGGACTATGCACGGAGTCGACCGGGCGAAGTCCGTGCTGTGTACATCGACGTGGATCCTCAAGAAAGCGCCAAGGTCAAAATCCAGTGGGCTCAATGGGGAGGCGGCGTGAATTTGATCGCGCTGTCGTCGCCCTATCGTTCGGTCCTGGGATCATTGCTGGACTACGTCGAGGAAGTCCTCGAGAAAGATCAGAACAGCTGGGTGACCGTCGTGATCCCGGAGATCCTACCGGCACGATGGTGGCAGAATATCCTCCATAACCAACGAGCGCTCATGCTCAAAGCCTCACTGCTGTTCAAAGAGCGGGTGATTCTCATCGATGTCCCCTACCATTTGACGCGATGACAATGCGTCGTGACGCCCGGCGTCGGATCTCTCACCTCGTTCTCGTCACCGCGTGCCTTGCACTGGCACCTCCGGTTCATGCCTTCCAAATCACCGAGCCACCAGAAGGCGCCACGCTCGCTGCTGGAACGACCGTTACAGCGCGTGTGAATTTGGGCAAAGACGCCGGTATCATCAAGGTCCGCTACTATTGGTACGGTGAGCGAGATGAGGTCTTGGTTGAACAGGATGACTCAACCGCCACTGGCTCCATCGTGGCGCCGGTCGCCATGATCGGATCCATCGAACAGGACCCACCGTTTGGTGGACCACTCAACGTGCCACACGACACGATCGGGCCGATGCGTCTCTTGGCAGTGGCTGAGATTTCCCGTGGACGATTGGGAACCAGATCCGTGTTTGATGAAGTGATGGTGAACGTTGCCCCCCCTGCGGCTCTCACCGCCATTGATTTTGAAACGGAGAAGCCGTTGCAATTGGGACGAGCCGGACAATCGTCGGCCTTCGGCCACGTAGACTCGATGGGAAAGGTGTTCGAACTCCCCGTGATTGGAGAATTTGCCGATGGAGTCGCCCGGCGCATCAGCTCTCCAGCCAGCGGAACGAGTTATATCTCCTCCAATAGTACGGTCATCAAAGTCCTAGGTGATGGCCTCCTGCAGATCGTCGGGAATGGAAAAGCCACCATCACCGTCTCCAATCGTGGTAGGCGAACCACGCTTGATGTCGACGTGAATGTGAACGATGAACCGAATGAGCCTCCGCTTGCAGATGCAGGAGCGAACAAGTCGGTCAAGGCCGGTTCCAGAGTGAAGCTCAGCGGCCTAAAAAGTCGAGACCCGGAAGGCGAAGCGCTCTACTATAGTTGGAGCCAAGTGCGCGGCAACAAGGTCCCGCTCCTCGATGCCAACAACTCAGAGGCTTCCTTCCTCGCCCCAACCGTCTCAGAGCCAAGGACCTATCGCTTTAAGCTGCGCGTGACGGATAAGAAGGGAGCGGACAGTCTGCCGGCGTTTGTGGATGTGAGGGTGGAGCCATGAAGGTCTTGATAGCTGAAGACTGATGCAGGAAGCATAGAAGTCACGGTTTCGTTTCATGCCGCTGCGAACGGATCATGCGGAAGTACGTCGAGCTCTATCATCATCTCTCATGATGCGCAGCAGCAGTCACCTGGCCAGCCGTTTAAACATGGGCCCGTACGGGTTTCGCAATTCCCTCAGAACGGATTTCATCCTCGCTTGACCAACCCTTACCTTGACCTTCAGCCTTGTCGATTTCCCTTTTCTGGAATGCTCATCACGACCGCACATTATACTTTCCTTGCCCAGAGGATTGGACAGCTGGCCAGGGTTAGTTGAGTGATTCGCTTCCCTGAGCTAAGACATATCATGAGCGCGATTGCCAATCAGTAGGCTCGCCTCATGTTGATTTAACTCTGACACTGTATCAGGGGAGGATGAAGAGATTCATGCTCGAGGTTTGCACATCGTTACGGAACAAAGTAGATCATTACTTGTCTACCATTCCTCCTCCCCGCACACACCAGACTTTGAAGGTGGAGGCTTTACTGGTCATGTGGACATGGCCATTGCTCAAGTGGAGGTGCCAGGCCTTTGAGGATTCACCATCTGAAGAAACTGACCAATAGAAGCCAGCGGGGTTATTCAGAAAGGGATGGCCGGCGGGAAGCATCGCCTCAGAATCCTGGACAGATGGGTCAAGTAGGCTGGTCAGTTCCACAATCGATGGTAACCTCCACCCTCTCTGGCCACCAATCGCCTTATTCAGACAAGAAGACCTAGCCGCCTTCCAATCCGTGCGTGCCGTTGATGGAGACCGCTCCCAGAGCAAACCCGTGTCTTGATCCAATACCGCCTCACTGTTGAAGTTTGCCAGCACGATGAACCGCGCCTCCGTGGGCAGGGTTCGATTCCACGAAACGACGGAGGGAGATGACCGATCTAGCGTAGGTTGGGCCTGCCCCCCATCTGCCAGACCGACCAAAACGACAAGGGCGCTTCCCACGATGACTCTCTTGGTGATTCGCCTACGCTTAGATTCCACTGACCCCCTCCTGCGTTCCACGATAAGAGCGACACATCACGCCAGTCCGCTTGCATCAATCGCTTGGCAAAATTTGCGGTACGGTGGGTAAGAGAGCTATACCTACGTGGAAGGCCACGTGCGATCTTTGGCTAGGCGCCCTGCTTCGCCTTGCCTCGCGCAACCAGGGCAACCACCTGGAGCAGCTTTTCAACCCGGGCTTTGTACTGATTCATGAATTGGGCGGTCCACATCGAGTTGTATTCGATGGCTGCGCTCTTCTTCATCCCGGCATCCTTTTCACCAACAGGAGAAGAGTAGTGCGCAATCAGGCGATCCAGTTCCTCCTCGCCAAAGTTTCTCGAATAGGCCTGCTTGAGATGATCGTGGAGGGTTTCCACCCTCCCCATTGACTGCCTGATGTCTTTCAGAAAGGCATCGAGCAGCCGTTCGATTTCTTTCTTCGTGTCACCGGACACATTGGGATAGCTGACCGCGATGGACTTTCGGATCTGTTGCTCGTAGTCGCTGACATATTTTTGGGTAAGTGACTCGTACTCTGATTCCAGTTCTGAAACTCGGATCAGTGTCAGCAACTTCTCAATCTTGATGGACTTGGAGTTCTCAATCGTGGCGGCCTCTGCCGCAGCCGATCCGGCAATCACTGTCAGGCTACAGAAGCACCCGAGTAGAGCAACCTGTGCAAGACTGCCATGCTGTCTTTTCTCCTGGTCGCGCATAGCTCTCACCTCTTGCGACCGAGTCTACTCCGATTAGACTGATCGTCAAGAAATAGAGAACCTTCTACGCTCCGGATTCACTCACGCGAATCGGCCCATAGCTGTGGCGAGCTCCTTGAAGTTCCCTGATGTGCCGGCGCAACGCAGGACCAAATGAAGACCGTTCGACATCACGACGAAAATGCCTACTGCTTCCCTCAATATGCGCAATCGCCGCGGCCAATTCCCGTACAAGTTGTTGGCCGGTACTGGTGAGCCACCCCAACTGTTGATCGGCATACTGCAAATCCAGCAGGGAATAGCGGACTGATTCCACTTCTTCCAAACAACGGAAGCACGCCCGTTGAAGGTCTCGCTGGGACAGTCCGGCTTGTTTCCATCTCACTGATCCAGTGTGTCCTGCCCCCCATGAGGCAAGATGCAGGAATAACAGCGCACCCATGGTAAAGGTGAACGTCGCGTGAAGAATGCCTCGCAAGGGCCTCAGACTGCGTCTCCAAGGAGAGTAGAAAATCTGCTGATTGTGATCCCCGCGATACATGACGTTCTTGCGCAGCAAGAGATTCAAGTGGTGATGGCTGTTCTCATGGATCACATCATCAATCAGATCGAGGTTGTCACGATCGAAACAATTGATAAACGAGAGGCCCGGTCGATGGCGGTAGCTGAAGCTGACCACACCCCTTGCGTGAAGTGGGATAATGCGGTTGGTCAATAGTGCCAGCACGTTATGCCCGTCAGGCCAAGCGAGTCGAATCGTCTCCCACGCACGAGTGATGCGTTCGACCTGTCGCCGATCAGTGGACTTCACTCTTCTTGGTTGTCGATCCTTTCCATAAACCAACGTTGGACCAACGGTGACGGGACCAGTCTTACTCTGAGCTGCGACTACAGGAGAGCGATAGGCCCAGTGCCATTGCCCGCTTTTTTCCAGCTCAGACCAGACCGGTAACACCATTCTGCCGATCTTTACCCGTATCTCACTGGACTCCACCCGAAAAACCACGCCCCCCGACGAGCGGGACAAGATCCGTCGCTTATTCTGTGGTGCCTGGCACCAAGCTCCCGCAATACCGGTGGCGATGGCTCCCGGAAGTTCCGCCTTCTCAAACTGATCCTGTAGACTTCCCGGTACATCCCACCGGGCCATCTTTTGCCGCCGCATCCATGTGACCGACAAGCTCGGGTCAAACCAGAGAGCCTCTTGCGCCAGCTCCCCCGCCAAGCGTCGACACAGTGCAAACACCCTCTTTCCCAGACCACGTGCTTGTGGACGCCCGCTTGGGAACACATCGTTGAAGTAGCCGTGTTCGAAAAACTTCTCCTGGCATTCGTCAAACAGCTGCACGGAAAAATCCGTCCGATCCTGCTCTATGTTCAGTTGTTGATAGACGTCGAGGAAATACAGCAGATCATTCAGCGTCTCAATCCAGCCGACAACTTTCCATGTAGAATAGGACTCCAGCGGGAAGGCTAACCGGAGATGGTCAAAGAAGCTGGCTGGAAGCTTTAATTCCTTAGACAGGTCAGCGTAGTCAGCACGAAGTTCTCGGCACAGATCAGCATGCAGGCGGCGCATCGAGAGACGAAATTCATGTTGTAACTTGATGAGAGGTCGGGGATCAAGGAGATGCATAGCAAGACGATGGCAAACAATAATGGCAGGACTCTAGCGCAGCGGGAACGTGCGTGCAAGCGCGAAGCAAAGCAACCCACCATATTCCCTGTTAGTCAGACACGGCACACCTATCGTGAGTGCCTAGATATTCCTCAACAGCGTGGTAGTGCCAGCACCAGAGTTATACCTGACTGGCCGACAGGGGGACACCTCTCATGATATTGAATAGGACCGATCTGACACTGGTTCTCGCGGAGATCGTTCCAGTCTTACGCGGCGGCTGGATACAAAAGATCCATCAACCACAAACCCACACCATCGTATTGGATATTCGGGTGCCGGGTGAAACCCATCGGCTGTTGATCTCATGTGAACCGAACAGCGCCAGACTCCACCTCACCACTGGTTCCCATCTCAACCCGCCGACGCCGCCCCCCTTCTGCCAATTTCTGCGGGCCCACTTTCAGGGGGCCAAACTGGACGCAATCCAGCAGATCGAGAACGACCGTATTGTCGAGCTGCAGATGACCAGCAGAGATGGACCTCGCGTCATCATGTGTGAGTTGACTGGGCCCAGGGCCAACATCCTCGTCCTCGATACCGAACGCCGAATCCTGCGAAACCTCACGCGCCAGGGCACGGCGATCGGTCAAACCTATGCGCTACCACTCCAGAGCAACTCGGCCCCAAAACCGGCACCGAGCCGTTTCGCAGGTCACGCCGGTGGCGTGCACCCTGTTTCAGAAGCGATTGATGCCTATTATCGCGATCAAGAGTCCACCCACACCGTCGACCGAATTAGAGAAGAACGCCGACGTGTTCTCAAGAAATCGCTCAAGAAAGAGCAGCGATTGATCGAAGCCTGGCGAGGCGACCTCGAAAAAGCAGCCGCCTACCATGACTATGCGCGGTATGGCGAATTGATCAAATCCAATCTCGGGGCCATCACGAAGGGTACCGATCATATCGAGATGACTGATTACTTTGATGAGCAGCTTCCTACGATCACGATTCCACTCGATCCGATGAAATCACCGCATGGCAATATGGACGACTACTTTCGAAAACATCGAAAACATCTGGTCGCTGAACGGGAACTCAAACCTCGCATTGAACAAGCCGAGCTTGGTCTCGCGCGGCTGCGCCAAGAACTTCAGGACATTGAGCAAGAAACTTGGACTCCACCTGCAACACCCTCTCCCCGGCCGAGCGTCGCCGCCAGTACGAGAGCTCGTACCATTGCTCAGCCACGAGGCCCGTTCCGTCGATTTACCTCGACCGACGGGCTCCCGATCTTCGTTGGACGCAATGCTCGAGAGAACGATGAACTCACCTTCGGCCTGGCCAAGAGCGATGATCTTTGGCTACATGCACACGGAACGCCAGGATCACACGTCGTGGTTCGCCTGGAGAAGGGGACGGATCCTCCACCGGAAACGCTTCGTGATGCAGCAACCCTGGCCCTGCTTTATAGTGATCTGAAGAAAAGCGGCAAAGGCGAGGTCATCTACACCAGGCGCAAGTGGGTCAAAAAAGCAAAAGGACAAGCTCCTGGTGCGGTGATCGTCACCCAAGAGAAATCAGTACACATCAGTTTAGATAAGATCAGACTGGACGCGATCAAGAATCGGACTCGTCACAATTGAGGTGTATCGTACTCCTCCTTACAGCCCCGCTCGAGGCGGATACCGACCACATCGAATCTTGGCCTCACCGGATGTGCTGATCCTGCCTGAAAGAACGGTTTCTCTCGCCCTATCGTACGGACGGGACTATGATAGCCTCAAACGGTAGAGGACGCACATGACGGCAGAACAAACACAGCCACCGACCATTCTCATCGTCGACGACGATCTTCCGATCGTGAACCTCTGCAAGGCGTTTCTTGAAGAAGCGGGCTTCACTGTTCTGGGAACCGATGGTAGTTCGGAAGCGCTGAAGATCTGCACACAGCACAACGGACCGATCGATCTGTTACTGACAGACCTGGTGTTACCTCCACCAGGCTTTCAACTGGCCTCGGCCTCCAACCAATTCCCCCACGTCAACGGTCTTGAGCTGGCTGTGCGCGCAACGATGATCAGGAGCGGGCTTCACATCATTCTTATGTCAGGCAATCCTGACAAGGATCTCATGAGCCATGGGATCAAACGAGGAACGCTTCCGTTTCTCGCGAAACCGTTCGAACGTGATCGCCTGATTGCCCTGGTGAAAAATGTGCTCGCGCAGCCGGCCATACCCCTTGGAGTGGAACAGCCAGCCCGTGCCGCCAATGATGCTGAGTGGTTTGGTTGAACTCGGTGCAGGCTAAGGGTTAGACCAAGGCTCTCATTTACAATACGCGTCACAGTCTCTCTCGCTGAATCCTACTCTGCTACGGATGTTCCGTCATAAACCATCCGGCAATCGATAATCGCCGATGCTGACCAGCCGTGGCGTCCACTCGACACACTCGATGGAATCGAGGCACGGTAAACATCACCAAGGATCCCGGACGCGGCTCGATACAATGTGTCGGAACAAGGTCAGGCTGAGCCATCTGCTCACCTGATCGTGCGGCATAGATGATCAACTCCCCGCCCCAATCCGGCTGCCATTCCTCATGAAGATACGTGACCAGGGCGATCCGGCGTTGCAGGGTCCGACGCCCAGCGATAGGCCGGCCCTGATCCGTGTCATCATGGGTGAGGAGACAATCGCCTGCTGAGTAGGAATAGTAGCTGAATCCTAGATGACGCCCTATGATATTGGGAAAGGACTCGATGTAGTCCTGGAGGAACGGAAACTGAACCCTCGATAACAACCGCTGGCCTTCCGGCGGACCGATTTCTGCTTTTGCCCAGTTTCCAGATTGTGGAAAGTCTTCGCGGACATTGGGAAGATCCGAAAGACTTTTCCAAGCCGCTTGATTCATCCGGTCACGAAAGAACTGTCGCTCTTCCGCAGACCAGAAGTTTTCAACGACCAAGACCGGACTCCTCTGAAATGAAAATGTCTTGATGTCGTCAAGCGTTACTACTGATGGCATGCCATTCATGATCCCATCACGTATCCTAACATTGGAACCCTGTGAGATAGATCAATTCACCTACCCCAGTTATAAAAAAAGAGGAGCTGCCATACATGATGGCAGCCCCTCCGTCCAATGTCTGGAACCGATTACTTACCAGCGATCGCGCTTTCCACCGCCTCCACTGCGACCACCGCCTCCACCGAATCCACCACGCCCGCCACCACCACCACCACCACCTGTCCGTGGCTCCTGGGGACGTGCTTCATTGACTGTAAGAGTTCGGCCACCCATTTCAGACCCGTTGAGTGCCGTGATGGCAGCTTGAGCTTCGGCATCGGACGACATTTCCACGAAGCCGAATCCCCGGGATTGCCCGGTGAACTTATCCGTAATGATGCGGGCAGAAGCCACTGCACCATGCGCTGCGAATAAGTCACTCAATTGCTGCTCGGTCGCCGAGTATGGCAACCCACCGACATAGATCTTCGAACCCATTGGGGTTCCTCCTTTAGGATAATGACATTGTCTTGAGCACGAGGAACGGGGAAGGAGCGGGCCGAAGACGCGATCGATGCAGCGGCTTAGGTCTGACTTCCGACAAGATTCCCGGACAAGGCAACATCGACATTGTGGGCCTTCTCTGATAGTCACTCGGTATCGCGAGGCCCAGGGCGATACCAGTCAGAGCTACACTAGCATAGCGCTTTGCCGATTACAACCTTACTCTCCAACTCGAACCAGAAGCCCGTGATCTTTGCAATAGGCCATCGTCCGGTAGAACCAAGCAACCACGCCGAGCACCAGCACCCCGTTGAGCCCGATCGCCCAGGCCAGATGGCTAAGCGGCGCCTGCCCGGCCGTTAATACAGCCCGCATCCCCTCGAAAATATGTGCTGCCGGGTTCACCCACGCGATCCCCTGAAGCCAGACCGGCAAGACCTCCATCGGATAGAACACACAAGAAATCGGCTGAAAGAGAAAGACCATGCTCCAGGCCAAGACTTCTGCCTCCTGCCCAAATCGCATGATGAGCGACGTGGTAAACACGCCGATGATCCACCCGGTTACGACAAGGTTCACCACAAATGGACCGAGCCACAAGCCGATCATCAGGACGTTATAGGAATAAAAAACAAGGGCGCAGACCACCATGACGATCGAGACCGCCGTGACCTTCATGATGCTCATCGCCATCGTCGCCACGAGAAATTCGCTCGGCTTCAGCGGGCTCGCAAACAAGTTCATAAGATTGCGTGCCCAGAGCTCTTCGAGAAATGTGATCGTGATCCCTTGCTGCGCACGGAATAGGATATCCCAGAGAATGAGTGCTCCCAAGAAGAACGTCACGAACCCGGGAACCTGTGGTTGATACCGTGCAAGATACAAGGTGATGAATCCCCAAATCACAGGATCGAGAAACGGCCAGTAGAAAATCTCCATAATCCTGGGCAAGCTTCTTCGATAGAGGTACAGATGCCTGAAGATTAATGCCGTGACACGATGGAGTTTCATCCGCAGGTCTCATGTTTATGCTCATGGTCACAGCCACCGCATCCCTGATGGGTACCGAGGATTTCTCCCATCAGCTGCCTAACCCCGGCAACCATATGCGTCCCCGCCCGTCGACCATCAGGCATCCGCCGCAACCAGAGCCCTAATAACAGGATCGGCATCCCTAGTACACCAATCCCAAACGCCAGGTTCGCCCGTCCCCCCATCCACCAGAGAACCGCGACGACCAACGAGAGTGGGACCACCCCGGCAACTGTGCTTTTTAGAACAACCGGCCATCCACAGGTTCCTCGCGCACGTCCCTTCAGGCTGACCCCCAGCCAAAACAATCCCCACGCCGTGCTGACGGCCAATCCTCCCGAGACCACCCCGAGAACGAACTCGATGAGCGGATGCATCATGATGACAACGAAGCCGTTGATTCCCGAGCCAACTTCAAAAAGACCTCCTCGAGATCTGTTTGGCCGAACCGATCCACGATAGCCTGCGCCGTCCCCTCGGCCACCAACCGTCCACGCTGGAGAAAAATAATCCGATCTGACATTTCTTCCATCTCCCGCATATTGTGGGACGTATACAGAATACTCAGGCCCGACGATCGTTGCTCATCTTTTAACAGAGCCCTGATCTTGTACGCCACATCAGGGTCTAAGCTCGCCGTTGGTTCGTCAAGAAAGAGGACGCGCGGCTGCGTGAGAATGGCCTTGGCCAATGCCAGTCTCGTCATCTGCCCGGATGACAACTTCCTGGTCACTTTCCGTCGGAACTCTTCCATCTCGAGTTTTCTGACCACGTTGTCGATCCGCTGCGCCATATCGGATAGACCATACAACCTCGCCACCACCCAAAGATTTTCGTCGACCGTCAGCGCTTGCGGCATCGAGATGTAGGTGGACGAAAAATTGACCTGCTGCAGGATTTCCTCCCGATGCGTCGACAGATCCAGACCGAACACCTCAATCGTACCCGATGTCGGTGTGACCAATCCCAGTAACATCTGAATCGTGGTCGTCTTGCCGGCTCCATTGGGCCCCAACAATCCAAGAATCTCCCCCGGATGCATCTCGAACGACACGCCATCCACAGCCGTAAAGTCGCCGAAACGCTTCGTCAATTGTGAGACCTTCAAAACAGGATTCGGCATTGGACTCATCAAGTCAGGTCAGTCAATTAAACAATAGTGCGCCGCTGATCTTGTCGGAGATATGGCACGTGTCACACTTTCTGTTCAACACCTTGCCCCTATACTGAGTCGTTCCGTCATGACAGCGAAAACAGTCGTTGAGGGCTCTGGTGCGCAGGGCGGATCCTTCCGGATGGGTGGGATACCAGGGCTTGCTGTCGGCAGATACATGGCCACGTGGGATCACAATGGGATAGCCTTTGATTGGTGCATCATGTACGACACCGGCATGGCAGGTCGTACAGCCTTCTCCCTGTCCACGAACGGTGAATGCCTCCATATGTTGCCGATGGCCCACGACCAGCCCCACATCGTTCACCGGTAACGGAAGATCGCGAGGAGCAATCTCAGACACGCGAAGAATGTGTCGATGACAGCTCATGCACACTCCCGAATCAACTGTCGCTTTGAGATTGTGGACTTCTGTTGGAGTCCCCAGAAACGTGATAGCCGTATCTCTGGCGCCAGCCAAGACCTTGTCTGTAAGCCACCCCTGGAGACCTGGCCGCACATGGCACGCAACACAACTAATCTCTTTGTGAGAGGATTTGGCCCAGCTTTGGTAAGAAGGCGCGAGGGTGTGGCATCCGGCACAGAACTCAGGCTGATCGGTCAATGGAATCGCAATCCCCGCCAGAGCGACGGCTCCGACCATGACGGCCAATACCAGTGTGGTCCTAGCAGTCGAGTTCATGCTCCCGGCGTCGAAGGGGAAACTGCCGAATCAGAAGCTCAGCCACACCGACGACATCATCCAGATGCAACACAGGCACCGGAAGATCGAACGGCTTATCGGACACCACCGCAAGAAGACCGTCTGATGAGTAGGAGATTTCGCCTACTTGATCGCGCACCACAATGATCTTGGGATAGCCCTCGCTCTTCCATCCCTCTGCGATGATGAGATCATACGAGCGATCCAAGAAACGGTCTCGGACTTCTTCCACCTTGAGCTGTTCGGACACATCAGCAAAAAGGGCCAGACTCCCCTTCGAGACGACGATGACACTGCTGGCACCGGCGCGTTTATGACGCCAACTATCCTTGCCCTCCGTGTCAAGATCGAAGCCATGCCCTGTATGCTTGACGGTTGCCACGCGATAGCCCGCCTTCACGAGTTCGGGGAGCACGCGCTCAATCAACGTGGTCTTGCCGCTATTCGAGCGACCGATAAAAGACACGATCGGAATGGACATGCTGTGACCGTTCATTTCCTATTCTATTCACAACACGAGGGACGATGGACGACGGAATGTCCATGCTCTGCCTTGGATAGCCAGGCCTCACCGCTCAACAGCTGGACCGTGACCTCATCGCCGGGATTCACCCGCTCGACTTCCACCGGCACATCGATCAGACAATTGGCTTTGACCATTGATGTCAGAATACCGGAGCCCTGATCGCCCGTTGTCCGAACCTTGAACAGACCATCTTCTCGTGTCAGGATCCCTCGCAAGAAATGCCGTCGATCGGTGCGTTTTGAAAAAGTCCCCTGAAAGATGGCCTGCAACACCGGTCGTCCATAGGTCCGGCATCCGCTCATCTTCAGCAGCGCCGGTCTCACGAGCTGCTCGAACGTCACCATGGATGAGACAGGATTACCGGGAAGGCCGAAAGCCAGCTTGCCTTGAATCAAACCAAATGCCAAAGGCTGCCCAGGTCTGATCGCAAGTTTCCAAAAATTCATCTCGGCTCCGAGTTCCCGGAAGACGGCTTTGGTGA encodes the following:
- a CDS encoding APC family permease, with the translated sequence MFLKRWLVGDPLKTAQARHERLSKTVALAIFSSNAISSVAYGTEEILLVLILAGPAAVAWSIPVSFAILFLVVMLTISYRQIIHEYPEGGGAYVVARTNLGDRPALVAAAALMIDYVLTVAVSVAAGIAALTSAIPSLFVHREALGLVAILFIIMMNLRGVRESGKFFAVPTYFAIGALGLLVLVGTIRSLASTSTVLPPPTPVETEALTLFLILRAFAAGCSAVTGMEVISNGVKAFRPPEPRNAAITMVWMSVILASLFMGISWMAYHNGILAKIDETVISQLARLTFGTGPIYYSIQIGTMALLVLAANSAFAGFPHLASILARDGFMPHQMATFGDRLVFSNGIIILGFFACLLLVIFEGDTHGLIPLYAIGVFASFTLSQAGMVKQWLVKKGPHWQTKLIVNGAGALTTGIATIIIATTKFMQGAWIVFVLVAILLLIFQGIRSHYKAVSEQIALDRRGERPPLPRRNIVIIPVSGMNRAVVRALDYARSRPGEVRAVYIDVDPQESAKVKIQWAQWGGGVNLIALSSPYRSVLGSLLDYVEEVLEKDQNSWVTVVIPEILPARWWQNILHNQRALMLKASLLFKERVILIDVPYHLTR
- a CDS encoding PKD domain-containing protein, which gives rise to MRRDARRRISHLVLVTACLALAPPVHAFQITEPPEGATLAAGTTVTARVNLGKDAGIIKVRYYWYGERDEVLVEQDDSTATGSIVAPVAMIGSIEQDPPFGGPLNVPHDTIGPMRLLAVAEISRGRLGTRSVFDEVMVNVAPPAALTAIDFETEKPLQLGRAGQSSAFGHVDSMGKVFELPVIGEFADGVARRISSPASGTSYISSNSTVIKVLGDGLLQIVGNGKATITVSNRGRRTTLDVDVNVNDEPNEPPLADAGANKSVKAGSRVKLSGLKSRDPEGEALYYSWSQVRGNKVPLLDANNSEASFLAPTVSEPRTYRFKLRVTDKKGADSLPAFVDVRVEP
- a CDS encoding Lcl C-terminal domain-containing protein; translation: MESKRRRITKRVIVGSALVVLVGLADGGQAQPTLDRSSPSVVSWNRTLPTEARFIVLANFNSEAVLDQDTGLLWERSPSTARTDWKAARSSCLNKAIGGQRGWRLPSIVELTSLLDPSVQDSEAMLPAGHPFLNNPAGFYWSVSSDGESSKAWHLHLSNGHVHMTSKASTFKVWCVRGGGMVDK
- a CDS encoding DUF2059 domain-containing protein yields the protein MRDQEKRQHGSLAQVALLGCFCSLTVIAGSAAAEAATIENSKSIKIEKLLTLIRVSELESEYESLTQKYVSDYEQQIRKSIAVSYPNVSGDTKKEIERLLDAFLKDIRQSMGRVETLHDHLKQAYSRNFGEEELDRLIAHYSSPVGEKDAGMKKSAAIEYNSMWTAQFMNQYKARVEKLLQVVALVARGKAKQGA
- a CDS encoding aKG-HExxH-type peptide beta-hydroxylase → MRRLHADLCRELRADYADLSKELKLPASFFDHLRLAFPLESYSTWKVVGWIETLNDLLYFLDVYQQLNIEQDRTDFSVQLFDECQEKFFEHGYFNDVFPSGRPQARGLGKRVFALCRRLAGELAQEALWFDPSLSVTWMRRQKMARWDVPGSLQDQFEKAELPGAIATGIAGAWCQAPQNKRRILSRSSGGVVFRVESSEIRVKIGRMVLPVWSELEKSGQWHWAYRSPVVAAQSKTGPVTVGPTLVYGKDRQPRRVKSTDRRQVERITRAWETIRLAWPDGHNVLALLTNRIIPLHARGVVSFSYRHRPGLSFINCFDRDNLDLIDDVIHENSHHHLNLLLRKNVMYRGDHNQQIFYSPWRRSLRPLRGILHATFTFTMGALLFLHLASWGAGHTGSVRWKQAGLSQRDLQRACFRCLEEVESVRYSLLDLQYADQQLGWLTSTGQQLVRELAAAIAHIEGSSRHFRRDVERSSFGPALRRHIRELQGARHSYGPIRVSESGA